Within the Polaribacter pectinis genome, the region CATCAATATTATTGGCACAATCAGAAAGATATCCAATTTTTGATGTTTGTAAAGGAAGTGAAATTAACTCGATAAAAGATTGCTTTTATAAAACGACAAAAAAACATTTTTTTGCAGATTTTAAAACTCCAGCAATTGTAGAAAATGAAAATTTTACAGGAACAGCAAATGTACTTTTTGTAGTTACAGCAGAAGGAGATTTTAAATTAATATATGCAAATACGCCTTATGCAGAGGTTAGAAAAGAGGTAGAAAGAGTTTTTGAAGCATTTCCAAAAATTACTCCAGGTTGGTATAATAATCACGCAATAGAAATGAAATTCGAAATGCCTATTTTATTTCCAGTTTCTAAAAATACAAATCTAGATACAGACTTAAATTCGCAAACCAACACTATACAGCCAAAAGAAGATTTATTCGAAGTTGTAGAAAAAAACAAAATTGCAGATTCTACTTTTTTAGAGCATAGTAGTCAGTTAAATATTCCATTTACACATCAAAAATATGTGGATTACGAATTTGCTTTACATAAAGCAAACGGAACACATACTGCTTCTAAACCATATATTTATAATGAAATTAGCGAGTATTTAGATTTATCTATAGAAAAAAAGAAGTTTTTAAAACCAGAAAAGAGAACTTGGTTAGGTAACAAACTTTGGAACGAACATTTACTACAAATTAAAAAGAAAGACTATTGGTTAACTTTAGATTTTTTGGTTGATGTTCAATTAGGTAAAGATAATTCCGACCAATCTTACACATATAATAATACAAGATTGGTAACAGTAAATGGAGGTTTGGGAAAGAATTTTTCTTATTCTGCAACAATTTATGAAAGTCAAGGTAGGTTTGCAGACTATATAAATAGTTTTATTTCAAACACTTCAGCCACTACAAGACCAAAATTTTCTGAAGGATTGGTTCCAGGAAGAGGAAAAGCAAAAGGATTTAAAACGGATTCTTACGATTATCCTGTAGCAGAAGGTTACCTTTCATATACACCAAATAAGTTTATGCAGTTTCAGTTTGGTAATGGTAAAAATTTTATTGGAGATGGTTATAGATCTTTTGTTTTGTCAGATGTTTCATCTCCAACAACATATTTAAAAGCAAAAGTAGATTTCTGGAAAATACAATACACAAATATTTGGATGTGGAATACAGAACCATCACTTTTAGCAGCATCTAACCCTAATGAACATGCAAGAAAATATGTTGCAGCTCATTATTTAAGTATCAATTTAAATAAGAGATTAAATATTGGTTTTTTCGAAAGTGCAATTTCTACAGGAGAACAAGGTTTTGACGCAGGTTTTTTAAATCCTATAATTTTTTACAGATCTGTAGAGTTTAATAGAGGAGAAGATGCAGGAAATGCACTTGTTGGTTTAACAGGTAAATACAAGTTAAATGATAATATATCTTTATACTCTCAATTAATTATTGATGAATTTTCTGTAGGTAATTTAGACGATTTAGGAGATTGGAGAAACAAGTTTGCATATCAAATAGGTGCAAAATATTTCAATGCTTTTAAAGTAGATAACCTTTTTCTTCAATTAGAATACAATTCTGCAAGACCTTATACATTTGCTCATAAAACACCTATACTTAATTACGGAAATTACAGCCAACCTCTAGGGCATCTTTGGGGCGCAAATTTTTGGGAAGCAATTGCCATTGCAAGATATAAGAAAGATAGATGGAGCGGAAGCGCAAAAATAATTTTAGGAAAAAAAGGATTCGATTTTCAAGATGAAACTGTAAGTTATGGTGGAAATATTTATCAATCTTATAATGATAGATTTGCAGATACTGGTAATGAATTAGCGCAAGGAAACACCGCAAATCTTTTTTTAGTAGATGTACAAGCAAATTATTTATTGAATCCTGCTAATAATTTAAGTCTTTTTGCAGGCTTAAGCTATAGAAGTTTTACACCAGAAGTTTCCCTAGTTGGCTTTCCGTCAGGAAATAACGTGTGGTTGTCTGCAGGAATAAGAGCAGATTTATTTAACTGGTATTTCGATTTTTAATTTTTTATGAAAAATTTATAAAAAACTATTATAAAAAGTAAAAGATTTATATATATATTTACACCGTGATTTTCATAGATCACACTTTTTCTTTTTCATAGCAATTTTCCCACTCAATTTATTGAGTGGGTTTTTTTATACAATTCCTAAACAAAACATACTAAAATCTATGGTAAAGTCATATTTATCAAATATCTTTGCAGCTGAATTGTAAAGTAATGAATTCAACAGTTATAACGGCCAATAAAACATCTATGCAAACTATAATTTCAGACTTCAAACAACTTACAAAAGTTGGTTTGTCTTTAAGTGTTGTGTTTTCTTCTGTTGCTGGTTATTTATTAGCTGTAGATATTATTAATTACACAACCTTAATTTTGTTAGCTGTTGGTGGTTTCTTAATGGTTGGTGCATCTAATGCATACAATCAAATTATAGAAATTGATACAGATAAGTTAATGAAACGTACACAAAACAGACCTTTACCAACAGGTAGAATGTCTGTAAATGTTGCACTAACAATAGCAATTTTATTTACAATTGGCGGAATTTCGATTCTGTATAGCATCAATCCAAAAACGGCTTTGTTTGGTGCAATCTCAATATTTTTATACACAAGTGCATATACACCTTTAAAATCTGTAACACCATTAGCAGTTTTTGTAGGTGCAATTCCTGGCGCAATTCCGTTTATGTTAGGTTGGGTTGCAGCTACGAATGAATTTGGTATTGAAGCAGGAATGCTTTTTATGATTCAGTTTTTCTGGCAGTTTCCACATTTTTGGGCAATTGGTTGGTTACAATATGAAGAATATAAAAAAGCAGGT harbors:
- the cyoE gene encoding heme o synthase — its product is MNSTVITANKTSMQTIISDFKQLTKVGLSLSVVFSSVAGYLLAVDIINYTTLILLAVGGFLMVGASNAYNQIIEIDTDKLMKRTQNRPLPTGRMSVNVALTIAILFTIGGISILYSINPKTALFGAISIFLYTSAYTPLKSVTPLAVFVGAIPGAIPFMLGWVAATNEFGIEAGMLFMIQFFWQFPHFWAIGWLQYEEYKKAGFNMLPMNTKDKGAVKQIIFYTVIMILVSVVPVLKVSGAFYIYPLTAVIIALLGGVMLFYGIKLHKSEENTDARKLMLSSVLYITVVQIIYVVDKFLH
- a CDS encoding gliding motility protein RemB, whose translation is MIKKYILLVLLFPSILLAQSERYPIFDVCKGSEINSIKDCFYKTTKKHFFADFKTPAIVENENFTGTANVLFVVTAEGDFKLIYANTPYAEVRKEVERVFEAFPKITPGWYNNHAIEMKFEMPILFPVSKNTNLDTDLNSQTNTIQPKEDLFEVVEKNKIADSTFLEHSSQLNIPFTHQKYVDYEFALHKANGTHTASKPYIYNEISEYLDLSIEKKKFLKPEKRTWLGNKLWNEHLLQIKKKDYWLTLDFLVDVQLGKDNSDQSYTYNNTRLVTVNGGLGKNFSYSATIYESQGRFADYINSFISNTSATTRPKFSEGLVPGRGKAKGFKTDSYDYPVAEGYLSYTPNKFMQFQFGNGKNFIGDGYRSFVLSDVSSPTTYLKAKVDFWKIQYTNIWMWNTEPSLLAASNPNEHARKYVAAHYLSINLNKRLNIGFFESAISTGEQGFDAGFLNPIIFYRSVEFNRGEDAGNALVGLTGKYKLNDNISLYSQLIIDEFSVGNLDDLGDWRNKFAYQIGAKYFNAFKVDNLFLQLEYNSARPYTFAHKTPILNYGNYSQPLGHLWGANFWEAIAIARYKKDRWSGSAKIILGKKGFDFQDETVSYGGNIYQSYNDRFADTGNELAQGNTANLFLVDVQANYLLNPANNLSLFAGLSYRSFTPEVSLVGFPSGNNVWLSAGIRADLFNWYFDF